A window from Citrus sinensis cultivar Valencia sweet orange chromosome 3, DVS_A1.0, whole genome shotgun sequence encodes these proteins:
- the LOC102623604 gene encoding 16 kDa phloem protein 1, whose protein sequence is MKGGILEVLLVNAEGIKHTNIFGTPSYYVIAQCGNQEHRSKNSMVKGEKAWWNEKFIFEFPMSDWKLLTHIKFRIMDTELLTDGGFVGETVYYLGGIITDQSNDKELIEVKPAPYNVLLEDDTYKGQIVIGFKFIVNVS, encoded by the exons ATGAAAGGAGGCATTCTTGAAGTTCTTCTCGTTAATGCTGAAGGCATTAaacacacaaatatttttg GAACACCATCCTATTACGTCATTGCACAATGtggaaatcaagaacatagaAGCAAAAATTCAATGG TGAAAGGTGAAAAAGCATGGTGGAATGAGAAATTCATATTTGAATTTCCGATGTCTGATTGGAAACTTTTGACTCACATCAAATTCAGAATCATGGATACAGAGTTGCTCACAGATGGTGGATTTGTTGGCGAAACCgt ATACTACCTAGGTGGAATAATCACTGATCAGAGCAATGACAAGGAACTGATAGAAGTGAAACCAGCCCCCTACAATGTATTGCTGGAAGATGACACTTATAAGGGACAAATAGTGATTGGATTCAAATTCATCGTCAATGTAAGTTAA
- the LOC127901489 gene encoding transcription factor EGL1-like isoform X2, whose product MASAAQNQEGVPEILRKQLAVAVRSIQWSYAIFWSLSAAQQGLPGRALANSETIWLCNAQCADSKVFSRSLLAKSASIQTVICFPHLDGVIELGVTELVPEDPSLLQHIKASLLDFSKPFCSEKSSSPPYDEDDDSDPLCAKVSHEILDTVALESLYSPGEENKFDGEGVYELHGNINEELHLDSADECSKGCEHNHQTEESFMVDGINGAASQVQSWHFVDDDLSNGIPDSMHSSDHKSESLVNQAEGFPSSKDENMSHIQLKELQEGNHTKLSLLDLGIDDGAHYRKTLSAIFGSSNRLTENPCFLSVEHKSSFVSWKKGGMVKRHWPGIQQNLLKKILFSVPLMHGGCTHRSQKEICRKYCPVTMESDNFCEEHISSDKRTENEKFMVLRSMVPYISEVDKASILSDTIKYLKKLEARVEELESCMYSVDSEPRPKRNYTEMVEQTSDNYDNKKLDNHKKPWINKRKACDIDETDPELNKFVPKDGLADVKVSIQEMDVLIEMRCPSREYILLDIMDAINNLHLDAYSVVSSNLDGVLTLALKSTFRGAAIAPAGIIEQALWKIAGKC is encoded by the exons ATGGCTAGTGCTGCTCAAAACCAGGAGGGGGTGCCAGAAATCTTAAGAAAACAGCTTGCTGTTGCTGTTAGGAGTATCCAATGGAGCTATGCAATTTTCTGGTCATTATCAGCTGCACAACAAGG TTTGCCAGGAAGAGCACTTGCAAACAGTGAAACAATCTGGTTATGCAATGCTCAGTGTGCAGATAGTAAAGTATTCTCTCGCTCTTTATTGGCCAAG AGTGCATCTATTCAG ACTGTCATATGCTTTCCTCATCTTGATGGTGTAATTGAACTTGGAGTCACTgaactg GTCCCAGAGGATCCTAGTCTCCTTCAACATATCAAAGCCTCATTATTAGACTTCTCAAAGCCTTTTTGCTCTGAGAAATCTTCCTCTCCTCCTTACGATGAAGATGATGACAGTGACCCTCTGTGTGCCAAGGTTAGCCATGAGATATTGGATACAGTGGCTTTGGAGAGCCTATATTCTCccggagaagaaaacaaatttgatGGGGAGGGAGTTTATGAACTACATGGAAACATCAATGAAGAATTGCACTTAGATTCTGCTGATGAATGCTCAAAGGGCTGTGAGCACAATCACCAGACAGAAGAATCCTTCATGGTTGATGGTATAAATGGTGCAGCTTCTCAAGTTCAGAGTTGGCATTTTGTAGATGATGACCTCAGCAATGGTATTCCAGACTCCATGCATTCTAGTGACCATAAATCTGAATCTCTCGTGAATCAAGCAGAGGGTTTTCCTTCTTCCAAGGATGAAAACATGAGCCACATTCAATTGAAAGAACTTCAAGAAGGCAATCATACAAAACTAAGTTTGTTGGATCTTGGGATAGATGATGGTGCACACTACAGGAAAACTCTTTCTGCTATTTTTGGAAGTTCAAATCGGTTGACTGAGAACCCGTGTTTCCTTAGTGTTGAGCACAAATCCAGTTTTGTAAGTTGGAAGAAAGGAGGAATGGTTAAGAGGCATTGGCCAGGGATACAGCAGAACTTATTaaagaagattttattttcagttcCTTTGATGCATGGTGGTTGTACTCATAGGTCCCAGAAAGAAATTTGCAGAAAATATTGTCCTGTAACAATGGAAAGTGATAATTTCTGTGAAGAGCATATTTCATCAGATAAGAGAACAGAGAACGAAAAATTTATGGTGCTAAGGTCAATGGTTCCATATATCAGTGAG GTTGACAAAGCATCAATTCTCAGTGACACAATTAAGTACTTGAAAAAGCTTGAGGCAAGAGTAGAGGAGTTGGAATCTTGCATGTACTCAGTTGATTCTGAGCCAAGGCCAAAGAGAAATTACACAGAGATGGTGGAGCAGACATCTGATAACTATGACAACAAAAAGCTTGATAACCACAAGAAGCCTTGGATAAACAAGAGGAAGGCTTGCGACATTGATGAAACTGACCCAgaacttaataaatttgttCCAAAAGATGGCCTGGCTGATGTAAAAGTCAGCATCCAAGAGATGGATGTTCTAATTGAGATGAGATGTCCCTCTAGAGAATATATATTGCTCGATATCATGGATGCTATAAACAACCTGCACTTGGATGCCTATTCAGTGGTATCGTCAAATCTTGATGGAGTTCTCACATTGGCCCTTAAATCTACG TTTCGGGGAGCAGCCATTGCACCAGCCGGGATAATCGAACAAGCTCTTTGGAAGATCGCTGGTAAGTGTTAA
- the LOC127901489 gene encoding transcription factor EGL1-like isoform X1: MASAAQNQEGVPEILRKQLAVAVRSIQWSYAIFWSLSAAQQGVLEWGDGYYNGDIKTRKTMQAMELTPDKIGLQRSKQLRELYESLLKGESELAYKRPSAALSPEDLTDAEWYYLVCMSFVFSSGQGLPGRALANSETIWLCNAQCADSKVFSRSLLAKSASIQTVICFPHLDGVIELGVTELVPEDPSLLQHIKASLLDFSKPFCSEKSSSPPYDEDDDSDPLCAKVSHEILDTVALESLYSPGEENKFDGEGVYELHGNINEELHLDSADECSKGCEHNHQTEESFMVDGINGAASQVQSWHFVDDDLSNGIPDSMHSSDHKSESLVNQAEGFPSSKDENMSHIQLKELQEGNHTKLSLLDLGIDDGAHYRKTLSAIFGSSNRLTENPCFLSVEHKSSFVSWKKGGMVKRHWPGIQQNLLKKILFSVPLMHGGCTHRSQKEICRKYCPVTMESDNFCEEHISSDKRTENEKFMVLRSMVPYISEVDKASILSDTIKYLKKLEARVEELESCMYSVDSEPRPKRNYTEMVEQTSDNYDNKKLDNHKKPWINKRKACDIDETDPELNKFVPKDGLADVKVSIQEMDVLIEMRCPSREYILLDIMDAINNLHLDAYSVVSSNLDGVLTLALKSTFRGAAIAPAGIIEQALWKIAGKC; encoded by the exons ATGGCTAGTGCTGCTCAAAACCAGGAGGGGGTGCCAGAAATCTTAAGAAAACAGCTTGCTGTTGCTGTTAGGAGTATCCAATGGAGCTATGCAATTTTCTGGTCATTATCAGCTGCACAACAAGG GGTTCTAGAGTGGGGTGATGGGTACTATAATGGAGACATCAAGACTAGGAAGACAATGCAAGCAATGGAACTTACACCTGATAAAATAGGTTTACAAAGGAGTAAGCAACTAAGAGAGCTTTACGAGTCTTTGCTGAAAGGAGAATCTGAGCTGGCTTATAAGAGGCCTTCTGCTGCATTGTCTCCAGAAGATCTTACTGATGCAGAGTGGTATTACTTGGTTTGCATGTCCTTTGTATTCAGTTCTGGCCAAGG TTTGCCAGGAAGAGCACTTGCAAACAGTGAAACAATCTGGTTATGCAATGCTCAGTGTGCAGATAGTAAAGTATTCTCTCGCTCTTTATTGGCCAAG AGTGCATCTATTCAG ACTGTCATATGCTTTCCTCATCTTGATGGTGTAATTGAACTTGGAGTCACTgaactg GTCCCAGAGGATCCTAGTCTCCTTCAACATATCAAAGCCTCATTATTAGACTTCTCAAAGCCTTTTTGCTCTGAGAAATCTTCCTCTCCTCCTTACGATGAAGATGATGACAGTGACCCTCTGTGTGCCAAGGTTAGCCATGAGATATTGGATACAGTGGCTTTGGAGAGCCTATATTCTCccggagaagaaaacaaatttgatGGGGAGGGAGTTTATGAACTACATGGAAACATCAATGAAGAATTGCACTTAGATTCTGCTGATGAATGCTCAAAGGGCTGTGAGCACAATCACCAGACAGAAGAATCCTTCATGGTTGATGGTATAAATGGTGCAGCTTCTCAAGTTCAGAGTTGGCATTTTGTAGATGATGACCTCAGCAATGGTATTCCAGACTCCATGCATTCTAGTGACCATAAATCTGAATCTCTCGTGAATCAAGCAGAGGGTTTTCCTTCTTCCAAGGATGAAAACATGAGCCACATTCAATTGAAAGAACTTCAAGAAGGCAATCATACAAAACTAAGTTTGTTGGATCTTGGGATAGATGATGGTGCACACTACAGGAAAACTCTTTCTGCTATTTTTGGAAGTTCAAATCGGTTGACTGAGAACCCGTGTTTCCTTAGTGTTGAGCACAAATCCAGTTTTGTAAGTTGGAAGAAAGGAGGAATGGTTAAGAGGCATTGGCCAGGGATACAGCAGAACTTATTaaagaagattttattttcagttcCTTTGATGCATGGTGGTTGTACTCATAGGTCCCAGAAAGAAATTTGCAGAAAATATTGTCCTGTAACAATGGAAAGTGATAATTTCTGTGAAGAGCATATTTCATCAGATAAGAGAACAGAGAACGAAAAATTTATGGTGCTAAGGTCAATGGTTCCATATATCAGTGAG GTTGACAAAGCATCAATTCTCAGTGACACAATTAAGTACTTGAAAAAGCTTGAGGCAAGAGTAGAGGAGTTGGAATCTTGCATGTACTCAGTTGATTCTGAGCCAAGGCCAAAGAGAAATTACACAGAGATGGTGGAGCAGACATCTGATAACTATGACAACAAAAAGCTTGATAACCACAAGAAGCCTTGGATAAACAAGAGGAAGGCTTGCGACATTGATGAAACTGACCCAgaacttaataaatttgttCCAAAAGATGGCCTGGCTGATGTAAAAGTCAGCATCCAAGAGATGGATGTTCTAATTGAGATGAGATGTCCCTCTAGAGAATATATATTGCTCGATATCATGGATGCTATAAACAACCTGCACTTGGATGCCTATTCAGTGGTATCGTCAAATCTTGATGGAGTTCTCACATTGGCCCTTAAATCTACG TTTCGGGGAGCAGCCATTGCACCAGCCGGGATAATCGAACAAGCTCTTTGGAAGATCGCTGGTAAGTGTTAA
- the LOC102623695 gene encoding beta-amylase 2, chloroplastic isoform X1, with protein sequence MAISSTQFCDILRAPGASSPITSSLSHKQTLFTSQRVPVTFHSLTYCNVTYCNACRFKRTQFRTLAAIGEWEEETEDDPHGGDSVDAADDMKAVHLPPKLPERDFAGTPYVPVYVMLPLGIIDMNCELVDPEILVNQLKILKSINVDGVMVDCWWGIVEAHTPQVYNWSGYRRLFQIVRELELKLQVVMSFHECGGNVGDDVHIPLPQWVMEIGQNNPEIYFTDREGRRNSECLTWGIDKERVLRGRTAVEVYFDYMRSFRVEFNEFFVDGIIAEIEVGLGPCGELRYPTYPAKHGWKYPGIGEFQCYDKYLMKSLSKAAEARGHLFWARGPGNAGSYNSTPHETGFFRDGGEYDSYYGRFFLNWYSQVLIDHGDRVFALANLAFEGTCISAKLSGIHWWYKTASHAAELTAGFYNPSNRDGYAPIAAMLKKHGVALNFTCVELRTVDQHEDFPEALADPEGLVWQVLNAAWDVSILVASENALPCYDREGYNKILENAKPLNDPDGRHLSAFTYLRLSPVLTDGHNFIEFERFVKRMHGEAVPDLRVYTTEGNKEECSKNQ encoded by the exons atggCGATTTCATCAACACAATTCTGCGATATCTTGAGGGCTCCGGGTGCTTCATCTCCAATTACTTCCTCGTTGTCACATAAGCAAACGCTTTTCACTTCTCAGAGAGTGCCTGTAACTTTTCATAGCCTAACGTATTGCAATGTAACGTATTGCAATGCGTGTCGTTTTAAGCGTACCCAGTTTCGAACTCTGGCGGCAATTGGAGAGTGGGAAGAAGAAACTGAAGACGATCCTCATGGCGGTGATTCTGTGGATGCTGCTGATGATATGAAa gCTGTACACTTGCCCCCAAAGTTGCCAGAACGTGATTTTGCTGGAACGCCCTATGTTCCCGTCTATGTGATGCTACCT CTTGGTATCATTGACATGAACTGTGAGCTGGTTGATCCAGAAATTCTTGTGAATCAGCTGAAGATTTTGAAGTCTATTAATGTTGATGGTGTTATGGTCGATTGCTGGTGGGGAATAGTTGAGGCACATACTCCTCAGGTGTATAATTGGAGTGGCTACAGAAGGCTCTTCCAGATTGTGCGTGAACTTGAGCTTAAACTACAG GTTGTCATGTCATTTCATGAATGTGGAGGCAATGTTGGTGATGATGTACATATTCCACTGCCTCAGTGGGTAATGGAAATCGGCCAAAATAACCCTGAAATATATTTCACAGATAGAGAAGGAAGACGTAATTCTGAATGTCTGACATGGGGAATTGACAAGGAACGAGTTTTAAGAGGTCGGACTGCTGTTGAG GTTTACTTCGACTACATGAGAAGTTTTCGCGTAGAATTTAATGAGTTTTTTGTGGATGGAATAATTGCTGAAATCGAAGTTGGTCTAGGTCCTTGTGGAGAGCTTAGGTATCCAACTTATCCCGCAAAGCATGGTTGGAAATATCCTGGCATTGGTGAATTCCAG TGTTATGATAAGTACTTGATGAAGAGTCTGAGCAAAGCTGCTGAAGCAAGGGGACACTTGTTTTGGGCTAGAGGTCCAGGTAATGCGGGTTCTTATAATTCCACACCACATGAGACTGGATTTTTTCGTGATGGAGGTGAATATGATAGCTACTATGGTAGATTCTTCCTTAATTGGTATTCTCAAGTTTTGATTGACCATGGTGATCGTGTATTTGCTTTGGCTAATTTAGCTTTTGAAGGAACTTGCATCTCTGCAAAA CTATCGGGTATTCATTGGTGGTATAAAACAGCTAGCCATGCTGCTGAATTGACTGCTGGCTTCTACAACCCATCGAACCGCGATGGCTATGCTCCAATTGCAGCAATGTTGAAGAAGCATGGGGTTGCCCTAAACTTCACATGTGTTGAATTGCGCACTGTGGACCAGCATGAGGACTTTCCAGAGGCATTAGCAGACCCTGAAGGATTGGTTTGGCAG GTTCTTAATGCTGCATGGGATGTATCCATATTAGTTGCTAGTGAGAATGCTCTCCCTTGCTATGACAGAGAAGGCTATAACAAGATATTAGAAAACGCCAAACCCTTAAATGATCCAGATGGGAGGCATTTATCTGCTTTTACCTACCTCAGGCTCAGCCCGGTTCTTACGGATGGACACAACTTCATAGAGTTTGAACGATTTGTAAAGAGAATGCATG GGGAAGCAGTTCCTGATCTCCGGGTTTATACAACTGAaggaaataaagaagaatgcTCCAAAAATCAGTGA
- the LOC102623695 gene encoding beta-amylase 2, chloroplastic isoform X2 → MAISSTQFCDILRAPGASSPITSSLSHKQTLFTSQRVPVTFHSLTYCNVTYCNACRFKRTQFRTLAAIGEWEEETEDDPHGGDSVDAADDMKAVHLPPKLPERDFAGTPYVPVYVMLPLGIIDMNCELVDPEILVNQLKILKSINVDGVMVDCWWGIVEAHTPQVYNWSGYRRLFQIVRELELKLQVVMSFHECGGNVGDDVHIPLPQWVMEIGQNNPEIYFTDREGRRNSECLTWGIDKERVLRGRTAVEVYFDYMRSFRVEFNEFFVDGIIAEIEVGLGPCGELRYPTYPAKHGWKYPGIGEFQCYDKYLMKSLSKAAEARGHLFWARGPGNAGSYNSTPHETGFFRDGAFEGTCISAKLSGIHWWYKTASHAAELTAGFYNPSNRDGYAPIAAMLKKHGVALNFTCVELRTVDQHEDFPEALADPEGLVWQVLNAAWDVSILVASENALPCYDREGYNKILENAKPLNDPDGRHLSAFTYLRLSPVLTDGHNFIEFERFVKRMHGEAVPDLRVYTTEGNKEECSKNQ, encoded by the exons atggCGATTTCATCAACACAATTCTGCGATATCTTGAGGGCTCCGGGTGCTTCATCTCCAATTACTTCCTCGTTGTCACATAAGCAAACGCTTTTCACTTCTCAGAGAGTGCCTGTAACTTTTCATAGCCTAACGTATTGCAATGTAACGTATTGCAATGCGTGTCGTTTTAAGCGTACCCAGTTTCGAACTCTGGCGGCAATTGGAGAGTGGGAAGAAGAAACTGAAGACGATCCTCATGGCGGTGATTCTGTGGATGCTGCTGATGATATGAAa gCTGTACACTTGCCCCCAAAGTTGCCAGAACGTGATTTTGCTGGAACGCCCTATGTTCCCGTCTATGTGATGCTACCT CTTGGTATCATTGACATGAACTGTGAGCTGGTTGATCCAGAAATTCTTGTGAATCAGCTGAAGATTTTGAAGTCTATTAATGTTGATGGTGTTATGGTCGATTGCTGGTGGGGAATAGTTGAGGCACATACTCCTCAGGTGTATAATTGGAGTGGCTACAGAAGGCTCTTCCAGATTGTGCGTGAACTTGAGCTTAAACTACAG GTTGTCATGTCATTTCATGAATGTGGAGGCAATGTTGGTGATGATGTACATATTCCACTGCCTCAGTGGGTAATGGAAATCGGCCAAAATAACCCTGAAATATATTTCACAGATAGAGAAGGAAGACGTAATTCTGAATGTCTGACATGGGGAATTGACAAGGAACGAGTTTTAAGAGGTCGGACTGCTGTTGAG GTTTACTTCGACTACATGAGAAGTTTTCGCGTAGAATTTAATGAGTTTTTTGTGGATGGAATAATTGCTGAAATCGAAGTTGGTCTAGGTCCTTGTGGAGAGCTTAGGTATCCAACTTATCCCGCAAAGCATGGTTGGAAATATCCTGGCATTGGTGAATTCCAG TGTTATGATAAGTACTTGATGAAGAGTCTGAGCAAAGCTGCTGAAGCAAGGGGACACTTGTTTTGGGCTAGAGGTCCAGGTAATGCGGGTTCTTATAATTCCACACCACATGAGACTGGATTTTTTCGTGATGGAG CTTTTGAAGGAACTTGCATCTCTGCAAAA CTATCGGGTATTCATTGGTGGTATAAAACAGCTAGCCATGCTGCTGAATTGACTGCTGGCTTCTACAACCCATCGAACCGCGATGGCTATGCTCCAATTGCAGCAATGTTGAAGAAGCATGGGGTTGCCCTAAACTTCACATGTGTTGAATTGCGCACTGTGGACCAGCATGAGGACTTTCCAGAGGCATTAGCAGACCCTGAAGGATTGGTTTGGCAG GTTCTTAATGCTGCATGGGATGTATCCATATTAGTTGCTAGTGAGAATGCTCTCCCTTGCTATGACAGAGAAGGCTATAACAAGATATTAGAAAACGCCAAACCCTTAAATGATCCAGATGGGAGGCATTTATCTGCTTTTACCTACCTCAGGCTCAGCCCGGTTCTTACGGATGGACACAACTTCATAGAGTTTGAACGATTTGTAAAGAGAATGCATG GGGAAGCAGTTCCTGATCTCCGGGTTTATACAACTGAaggaaataaagaagaatgcTCCAAAAATCAGTGA
- the LOC102623695 gene encoding beta-amylase 2, chloroplastic isoform X3 encodes MAISSTQFCDILRAPGASSPITSSLSHKQTLFTSQRVPVTFHSLTYCNVTYCNACRFKRTQFRTLAAIGEWEEETEDDPHGGDSVDAADDMKAVHLPPKLPERDFAGTPYVPVYVMLPLGIIDMNCELVDPEILVNQLKILKSINVDGVMVDCWWGIVEAHTPQVYNWSGYRRLFQIVRELELKLQVVMSFHECGGNVGDDVHIPLPQWVMEIGQNNPEIYFTDREGRRNSECLTWGIDKERVLRGRTAVEVYFDYMRSFRVEFNEFFVDGIIAEIEVGLGPCGELRYPTYPAKHGWKYPGIGEFQCYDKYLMKSLSKAAEARGHLFWARGPAFEGTCISAKLSGIHWWYKTASHAAELTAGFYNPSNRDGYAPIAAMLKKHGVALNFTCVELRTVDQHEDFPEALADPEGLVWQVLNAAWDVSILVASENALPCYDREGYNKILENAKPLNDPDGRHLSAFTYLRLSPVLTDGHNFIEFERFVKRMHGEAVPDLRVYTTEGNKEECSKNQ; translated from the exons atggCGATTTCATCAACACAATTCTGCGATATCTTGAGGGCTCCGGGTGCTTCATCTCCAATTACTTCCTCGTTGTCACATAAGCAAACGCTTTTCACTTCTCAGAGAGTGCCTGTAACTTTTCATAGCCTAACGTATTGCAATGTAACGTATTGCAATGCGTGTCGTTTTAAGCGTACCCAGTTTCGAACTCTGGCGGCAATTGGAGAGTGGGAAGAAGAAACTGAAGACGATCCTCATGGCGGTGATTCTGTGGATGCTGCTGATGATATGAAa gCTGTACACTTGCCCCCAAAGTTGCCAGAACGTGATTTTGCTGGAACGCCCTATGTTCCCGTCTATGTGATGCTACCT CTTGGTATCATTGACATGAACTGTGAGCTGGTTGATCCAGAAATTCTTGTGAATCAGCTGAAGATTTTGAAGTCTATTAATGTTGATGGTGTTATGGTCGATTGCTGGTGGGGAATAGTTGAGGCACATACTCCTCAGGTGTATAATTGGAGTGGCTACAGAAGGCTCTTCCAGATTGTGCGTGAACTTGAGCTTAAACTACAG GTTGTCATGTCATTTCATGAATGTGGAGGCAATGTTGGTGATGATGTACATATTCCACTGCCTCAGTGGGTAATGGAAATCGGCCAAAATAACCCTGAAATATATTTCACAGATAGAGAAGGAAGACGTAATTCTGAATGTCTGACATGGGGAATTGACAAGGAACGAGTTTTAAGAGGTCGGACTGCTGTTGAG GTTTACTTCGACTACATGAGAAGTTTTCGCGTAGAATTTAATGAGTTTTTTGTGGATGGAATAATTGCTGAAATCGAAGTTGGTCTAGGTCCTTGTGGAGAGCTTAGGTATCCAACTTATCCCGCAAAGCATGGTTGGAAATATCCTGGCATTGGTGAATTCCAG TGTTATGATAAGTACTTGATGAAGAGTCTGAGCAAAGCTGCTGAAGCAAGGGGACACTTGTTTTGGGCTAGAGGTCCAG CTTTTGAAGGAACTTGCATCTCTGCAAAA CTATCGGGTATTCATTGGTGGTATAAAACAGCTAGCCATGCTGCTGAATTGACTGCTGGCTTCTACAACCCATCGAACCGCGATGGCTATGCTCCAATTGCAGCAATGTTGAAGAAGCATGGGGTTGCCCTAAACTTCACATGTGTTGAATTGCGCACTGTGGACCAGCATGAGGACTTTCCAGAGGCATTAGCAGACCCTGAAGGATTGGTTTGGCAG GTTCTTAATGCTGCATGGGATGTATCCATATTAGTTGCTAGTGAGAATGCTCTCCCTTGCTATGACAGAGAAGGCTATAACAAGATATTAGAAAACGCCAAACCCTTAAATGATCCAGATGGGAGGCATTTATCTGCTTTTACCTACCTCAGGCTCAGCCCGGTTCTTACGGATGGACACAACTTCATAGAGTTTGAACGATTTGTAAAGAGAATGCATG GGGAAGCAGTTCCTGATCTCCGGGTTTATACAACTGAaggaaataaagaagaatgcTCCAAAAATCAGTGA